A genomic window from Tolypothrix sp. PCC 7910 includes:
- a CDS encoding MFS transporter, with the protein MKTLSASTEELTEPLPSKELLTSLTTDSPPKISPQATRTSLKASTIDGVFATIFSNITTGVILINFLLQLGATPVEIGLLSSIPMLANFLQPVGAYFADRTTSRHWYTLAIFGPSRLLWLILVAGIAWFCHYHTPPHQLVIWTLGIVVVTNILGGLGGCAWFSWMAALVPPRLRGRYFGFRNSAASLANLLSVPLLGFAVSAWPGGAIPGFGVLLLLGVVIGLISLACQFWMVDVNPQVYRFGKTAHQNSENAEPPQVNTFSILKDFNFLKFLVYFGLWTFAVNLSAPFFNLYMLKNLGLDLSTVTLYSSLIAGANLVMLVLWGKLADKIGNRPILLLVGFLIAVTPLFWLGTGNDFISVWVWLPLIHIVWGGFGAAIDLCNSNIQMEMASLESPSQYFAIAAAVTGVTGGLGSTVGGFLAELDIIGGLPGLFALSAIMRLMALLPLIFVKEPRSKSFSDLLEKILPWKPKSDLVSAEKIAA; encoded by the coding sequence GTGAAGACTCTATCCGCCTCTACTGAAGAACTTACAGAACCCCTGCCTTCTAAAGAACTGCTGACATCCCTGACTACAGACTCACCGCCGAAAATTTCTCCGCAAGCAACTCGAACTAGCCTGAAAGCCTCTACTATAGATGGCGTATTTGCCACAATTTTTTCTAACATTACCACTGGGGTAATACTGATTAACTTTTTGCTTCAATTGGGCGCTACCCCAGTAGAAATAGGCTTGCTATCTTCCATTCCTATGCTGGCAAATTTCCTGCAACCAGTGGGAGCTTATTTTGCCGATCGCACTACTAGCCGCCATTGGTATACCTTGGCAATTTTTGGCCCTTCGCGGCTGCTGTGGCTAATTTTAGTAGCGGGAATTGCATGGTTTTGTCATTATCACACCCCACCCCACCAGTTAGTCATTTGGACACTAGGAATAGTTGTAGTCACCAATATTCTCGGAGGTTTAGGTGGTTGCGCCTGGTTTAGCTGGATGGCGGCTTTGGTTCCCCCGCGCTTGCGAGGGCGTTATTTTGGTTTTCGTAATAGTGCTGCTAGCTTGGCTAATTTGTTATCTGTACCCTTATTAGGATTTGCAGTTTCTGCTTGGCCTGGTGGTGCAATCCCAGGTTTCGGCGTACTTTTGTTACTAGGAGTAGTCATCGGCCTGATCAGTTTGGCTTGTCAATTTTGGATGGTTGATGTCAATCCCCAGGTTTACCGCTTTGGGAAAACTGCACACCAAAACTCAGAAAATGCTGAACCTCCACAAGTAAATACATTCAGCATCCTTAAAGATTTCAACTTTTTAAAGTTTCTGGTTTATTTTGGGCTGTGGACATTTGCAGTTAACCTCAGCGCCCCATTTTTTAACCTTTATATGTTGAAAAACTTAGGTTTAGACCTCAGTACAGTCACACTTTACAGCAGTTTGATTGCTGGGGCGAACTTAGTCATGTTGGTATTGTGGGGTAAGTTGGCTGACAAAATCGGAAATCGTCCCATACTATTGTTAGTCGGCTTTTTGATTGCAGTCACACCTTTATTTTGGTTAGGAACTGGGAATGACTTCATTTCTGTGTGGGTTTGGCTACCACTTATACATATTGTCTGGGGTGGCTTTGGGGCTGCGATCGACTTGTGCAACAGTAATATTCAAATGGAAATGGCATCATTAGAGTCTCCTTCGCAATATTTTGCGATCGCAGCTGCGGTTACTGGTGTTACTGGTGGTTTAGGTTCGACAGTAGGAGGCTTCTTAGCCGAACTAGATATAATTGGTGGCTTACCTGGACTATTTGCGCTTTCAGCTATTATGCGATTGATGGCGCTGTTACCCCTAATATTTGTTAAAGAACCACGCAGTAAATCCTTTAGTGATTTGCTGGAAAAAATCTTACCTTGGAAGCCAAAATCAGACTTAGTTTCAGCTGAGAAAATTGCCGCTTAA
- a CDS encoding P-loop NTPase fold protein yields the protein MVETKTNSEYKSENTQEIFADNPLTDPVADRLGYAPFAQHLADSICNMNFAGGFVITLYGNWGFGKSTLLNFLVHYLKEKPEDEQPIIVDFNPWLVTGDEDITKRFVRQLQMSLSQFKAVPKGFRKRIGDFIKAVSEIPVPYAQAGKAVVKLFDNQQKDISELKEELEESLEDKHPRIVVTIDDIDRLNTDDIMQLFRLLKAMPTFDDVVYVLAFNREVVHKIIADNQGIPGDIYLEKIIQAAFELPIPEKTLLRRLLFEKLNTIFSNTPKEIFDFTHWSNIYFSGIDHFINTTRDIVRLINILTVTYPVTNGEVNPADVVAIESLRVFCPVVYEIIRKNPQFFAGYVDNQISSFPTLDELKHFHNSWLAQLKNEDKAPIQKLVLELFPKLESVYGDNYYGAEQENKWHEHLRICSLENFYNYFRLALTTRELPDSEVKAILSLGLDAKAFADKLIEIANERLPDGTTKVRVFLEQLDDYSQAEIPLNNISAIVEALIKLGDHLQSCEDKPYGMFDLGNDVRIKRIISHLLHRLNEQERFEIMQDAN from the coding sequence ATGGTGGAAACAAAAACTAATTCTGAATACAAATCTGAGAATACGCAAGAAATTTTTGCTGACAATCCTTTAACCGATCCTGTTGCGGATCGGCTAGGATATGCACCCTTTGCCCAGCATTTAGCAGATAGTATTTGCAATATGAATTTTGCTGGAGGATTCGTGATTACATTATATGGAAATTGGGGATTTGGCAAGTCTACACTCTTGAATTTCTTAGTTCACTATCTCAAGGAAAAACCAGAAGATGAGCAACCGATTATTGTTGATTTTAATCCTTGGTTAGTAACTGGAGATGAAGACATTACAAAGCGCTTTGTTAGACAATTACAGATGAGTTTAAGCCAATTTAAAGCTGTACCCAAAGGCTTTAGAAAGCGCATAGGAGATTTTATCAAAGCTGTTTCTGAAATTCCCGTGCCTTATGCTCAAGCTGGTAAGGCGGTAGTGAAATTATTTGACAATCAGCAAAAAGATATTTCGGAATTAAAAGAAGAACTAGAAGAATCCCTAGAAGATAAACATCCGCGCATAGTAGTCACTATTGATGATATTGATAGGCTCAACACGGACGATATTATGCAGTTATTTCGCTTACTCAAAGCGATGCCAACTTTTGATGATGTTGTTTATGTTTTAGCCTTTAATAGAGAAGTTGTTCACAAAATTATTGCTGATAACCAGGGTATACCTGGCGATATTTATCTAGAAAAAATAATTCAAGCTGCTTTTGAATTACCGATTCCAGAAAAAACTTTACTGCGTAGGCTGCTGTTTGAAAAGCTCAATACTATATTTAGTAATACACCCAAGGAAATATTTGATTTTACCCACTGGAGCAATATTTATTTTTCTGGGATAGACCATTTTATTAATACCACTCGCGATATTGTTCGCCTTATTAACATTTTAACTGTGACCTATCCAGTAACTAATGGTGAAGTTAATCCAGCCGATGTTGTAGCTATTGAATCGTTGCGGGTATTTTGCCCAGTAGTTTATGAAATTATCCGCAAAAATCCACAATTTTTTGCTGGATATGTAGATAATCAAATATCGTCATTTCCTACATTAGATGAACTCAAACATTTTCATAATTCCTGGTTAGCTCAACTAAAAAATGAGGATAAAGCACCAATTCAAAAGCTAGTATTAGAACTTTTCCCTAAATTAGAGTCTGTTTATGGTGATAATTACTACGGCGCAGAACAAGAAAACAAATGGCATGAACACCTGCGTATATGTAGTTTAGAGAATTTTTATAACTATTTCCGTCTAGCTTTAACTACAAGAGAATTACCTGATAGTGAGGTAAAAGCTATCTTGAGTTTAGGTTTAGATGCAAAAGCATTTGCTGACAAGTTAATAGAAATTGCTAATGAAAGACTTCCAGATGGGACAACTAAAGTTAGAGTTTTTTTAGAACAACTTGATGATTATTCGCAAGCAGAAATTCCTTTAAATAACATTTCTGCAATTGTGGAAGCTTTAATTAAGCTAGGGGATCATCTTCAGAGTTGTGAAGATAAACCTTATGGCATGTTTGATTTAGGAAATGATGTCAGAATTAAACGCATTATTTCCCATCTTTTGCATCGATTAAATGAACAAGAGCGCTTCGAGATAATGCAAGATGCAAATTAG
- a CDS encoding choice-of-anchor K domain-containing protein, translated as MRSSLVFATKLSSCSMIALTVFGFGCQAQAASITLGNTTGKWVNPIPDSQNQGCSGVSGKKCYVTGVGTDSFTWGEPKINTPPEQPNRVTFVGNTFPTTVDIGKWFRIGNLEYLNGIIYADTNIKSATLNLNLSLGDKNPVNKVLPLAFNFLNTPNINTQNLKAPENADYVELAPLQTSFIWNKQSYLLDIDRFKIGAIEGEYSTDNSNLYAKLSYAPSRPDGAPSKDVPEGPTVAGSLLTAIYLLYRKRFSKQKAKSACR; from the coding sequence ATGAGAAGCAGTTTGGTTTTTGCCACTAAGTTGTCGAGTTGTTCGATGATTGCCTTGACAGTATTTGGGTTCGGCTGTCAAGCTCAAGCAGCTAGCATTACTTTAGGTAACACTACAGGTAAATGGGTTAACCCGATTCCAGATAGCCAAAATCAAGGTTGCTCTGGTGTGAGTGGTAAAAAGTGTTACGTTACAGGTGTAGGAACCGATTCATTCACTTGGGGGGAGCCAAAAATCAATACACCTCCCGAACAACCTAATCGTGTCACCTTTGTGGGAAATACCTTTCCCACCACAGTTGATATAGGCAAATGGTTTAGGATAGGTAATTTAGAATACTTGAATGGCATCATCTACGCAGATACTAATATTAAGTCTGCAACTTTGAATTTAAATTTATCTTTGGGTGATAAAAATCCGGTCAACAAAGTATTGCCACTTGCTTTTAATTTCTTAAATACGCCTAACATTAATACACAAAATCTCAAAGCTCCAGAAAACGCAGACTATGTTGAGTTAGCACCATTACAAACTAGCTTTATCTGGAATAAACAATCATATTTACTTGATATAGATAGGTTTAAGATTGGTGCTATTGAAGGAGAATATAGTACAGATAATAGCAATCTGTATGCCAAATTGAGTTATGCTCCTTCTCGACCGGACGGTGCTCCATCAAAGGATGTTCCAGAAGGGCCAACTGTTGCTGGTTCATTGCTAACAGCAATATATCTGCTCTATCGAAAACGGTTCTCCAAGCAAAAAGCTAAATCTGCATGCAGATAA
- a CDS encoding trifunctional serine/threonine-protein kinase/ATP-binding protein/sensor histidine kinase, with protein MPTENFKPIIPGYQISSQLYVSSRTRVYRAIREQDQLPVVIKLLASQYPSFNELLQFRNQYTISKNFQIPGIIHPLSLEPYNNAYVLVMEDTGGISLREYIKTVNISLREFLVIAIQLSNILGYLHNQRVIHKDIKPANLLINPETQQIQIIDFSIASLLPKENQEIKNPNIIEGTLAYISPEQTGRMNRGIDYRSDFYSLGVTFYELLTGELPFIADDPIKLVHCHIAEIPQELKNRETIPQVVADIVMKLLAKNAEDRYQSALGLKHDLETCLAQLQDPGEITYFEIGQRDVCDRFLIPEKLYGRETEVSSLLQAFERVANGTSEMMLVAGFSGIGKTAVVNEVHKPITRQQGYFIKGKFDQFNRNIPLSAFVQALRDLMGQLLSESDTQIQTWKAKFLNAVGDNGQVLIEVIPELEIIIGKQPPALELSGNAAQNRFNLLFQNFINIFTTKEHPLVMFLDDLQWVDLASLQLIKLVMRDNGHLLLLGAYRDNEVSPAHPLMLTVEELQKAGTTINTITLASLALSDTNLLVADTLQCSTKQAQSLTELIERKTQGNPFFITQFLKALYEDRQITFNHHQGYWECDIAQIKALSLTDDVVEFMAQQLQKLPSQTQNVLKLAACIGNSFDLATLAIVSQQSQTHTATALWKALQEGLILPTSQIYKFFQAEITEPTVGEESINLTYRFLHDRVQQAAYKLIAEDDKQATHLAIGELLLSNILETQLEANIFEIVNHFNISIELITQPDKKLELAKLNLIAGCKAKTAIAYDAAVKYFTQGIDLLPADAWIAHYKLTLNLHHERLEAACLNTDFDKLAAWGEIVLQSATCFLDKIKVHETQIMALRSQGKLLQVVEIGLQVLKSLGVEFPQQPTMAEIGATAEYTRQLWMERTPLSLLDLPAMSDPQQLAVMQILTKLMASAYVAAPTLLPLLVFKEVEISILFGNSSISIFAYADYGLMLCSFMGDIDAGYEFGQLSLNLLEKLQINAFKSRAYFIVNSFIRHWKEPLHHTIPSLLEGYQNGLENGDWESVALNLMIYGQYSYWSGRELNDLAKEMAAYRQAISQVQQEVPLKYHECYQQAILNLLGQNEVPYCLQGKVFDESQILPHFQATHDHGGLFHLSLCQASVNYLFEQYEPALQAVTRAEQFSDAGIGYVMIVILVFYDALIHLARYANVDAGEQLAILERVNTQQEKLQNWATRTPFNHQHRWELVAAERDRVLGNRFDAMEHYDLAIAGAKTHGYLQEEALSNELAAKFYLEWGKDKVAAGYMQEAYYCYARWGAKAKIDDLENRYPNLLRPILQQTVQSLNLLETIASITALNVSIDNSTKTNHTSSSINNALDFAAILKASQSLSSTIQLDELMYQLTQMILQHSGGDRCALILPDSYGEWQVKAFATSETTELCTEPLEGNPHLPLKLIQYVKNTQEVVVIDELKTNLPVIDDYLSQHQPKSVLCLPILNQGHLIGILYLKNRSTSGVFTSDRILVLNFLCTQAAISLENARLYQYSQNYAQKLEKSLEQLSLSENRFQKLADNIPGLIYQIRIQADGSSSISYVSSGCQTLYEVAPEDLMSGKYSLRDFEHPDDSLETFRATMESAKNLTPFHYEWRIITPNGNLKWVKAASQPERREDGEMVWDGIVIDITDRKLAEQEQQRLLEILEATPDIVGIADANGNTLYVNPSGQKFWQMKNSADEFHISQITPPLAMAHLQSVGIPTAIRQGTWSGEAAIFDSQGNEIPVSQVIIAHKNATNEVEYLATIIRDISDRKQAEAAIELKSQQLKTALQELQKAQLQMVQNEKMSALGNLVAGVAHEMNNPLGFIFASLKQVKPTLDDITTHLKLYQQALPEPEAEILDHAEEIDLDYSLEDLQKIIDSMVIACERLQNISTSLRTFSRADKDYKVPFNLNEGLDSTILILKHRLKANEKRPEILVETEYTTFSPIDCFPGQLNQVFMNILANAIDALDELILRYSYVEMKLNPPRITIKTAIDNHNVKISIADNGQGMSEEVKAHIFDHLFTTKGVGKGTGLGLAIAQQIVEEKHGGRIHVNSVVGEGTEFVISIPITDKLQ; from the coding sequence ATGCCTACTGAGAATTTCAAACCCATCATCCCAGGATATCAAATTAGTTCTCAATTGTATGTTAGCTCTAGGACTAGAGTCTATCGAGCTATCCGGGAGCAGGATCAACTTCCAGTGGTGATTAAACTTCTTGCCTCTCAATATCCCAGCTTTAACGAATTACTGCAATTTCGTAACCAATATACTATCAGCAAAAATTTTCAGATTCCTGGTATTATTCATCCCTTATCATTAGAACCTTACAATAACGCTTATGTTTTGGTGATGGAAGATACAGGAGGGATTTCTTTACGAGAATATATCAAAACCGTTAATATCTCTTTGAGGGAATTTTTGGTTATTGCTATCCAATTATCTAATATTCTTGGATATTTGCACAATCAGCGTGTAATTCATAAAGATATAAAACCTGCAAATCTCCTGATTAATCCCGAAACACAACAAATTCAAATTATCGACTTTAGTATCGCTTCATTACTTCCCAAAGAAAACCAAGAAATTAAAAATCCTAATATTATAGAAGGAACTCTTGCTTATATTTCTCCCGAACAAACAGGCAGAATGAATCGGGGGATAGATTACCGCAGTGATTTCTATTCTTTGGGTGTGACATTTTATGAATTATTAACCGGAGAATTACCATTTATTGCTGATGATCCAATCAAGTTAGTGCATTGTCATATTGCGGAAATTCCTCAGGAATTAAAGAACAGAGAGACAATTCCGCAAGTAGTAGCGGATATTGTGATGAAGTTGTTGGCGAAAAACGCCGAAGATAGATATCAAAGTGCCTTAGGATTAAAGCACGATTTAGAAACTTGTTTAGCGCAACTTCAAGATCCAGGAGAGATTACATATTTTGAAATAGGGCAACGGGATGTGTGCGATCGCTTCCTGATTCCCGAAAAATTATATGGACGAGAAACCGAAGTTTCTAGCTTGCTGCAAGCTTTTGAGCGTGTCGCTAATGGCACATCCGAAATGATGCTAGTTGCAGGATTTTCGGGAATTGGAAAAACTGCAGTAGTCAATGAAGTTCACAAGCCAATTACCCGTCAGCAAGGATATTTCATTAAAGGTAAGTTTGACCAATTTAATCGTAATATTCCCTTGTCAGCTTTTGTGCAAGCTTTGCGCGATTTGATGGGGCAATTATTGTCAGAGTCGGACACGCAAATACAAACTTGGAAAGCGAAATTTTTAAATGCTGTCGGAGATAATGGTCAAGTTCTTATTGAAGTGATACCGGAACTAGAAATCATTATTGGCAAACAACCTCCCGCACTAGAATTATCAGGAAATGCAGCACAGAATCGCTTTAATTTATTGTTTCAAAACTTTATTAACATTTTCACAACTAAAGAACATCCATTAGTGATGTTTTTAGATGATTTACAGTGGGTAGATTTGGCTTCTCTACAGTTAATTAAACTGGTGATGAGGGACAATGGACATTTATTATTATTGGGAGCTTATCGAGATAATGAAGTGTCGCCTGCACATCCTTTAATGTTGACAGTAGAGGAACTACAAAAAGCAGGGACAACAATTAATACAATTACCCTAGCATCTCTAGCTTTGAGTGATACGAATCTGTTGGTTGCTGATACTTTGCAATGTTCTACCAAGCAAGCGCAATCCCTGACAGAATTAATCGAGCGCAAAACCCAAGGCAATCCCTTTTTTATTACGCAGTTTCTTAAAGCATTATATGAAGATAGGCAGATTACCTTTAATCACCACCAAGGTTATTGGGAATGCGATATTGCTCAAATAAAAGCCCTATCTCTCACTGATGATGTAGTAGAGTTTATGGCGCAGCAATTGCAGAAATTGCCCAGCCAAACGCAAAATGTGTTGAAGTTAGCCGCTTGTATTGGTAACTCATTTGATTTAGCAACTTTAGCAATTGTTTCTCAGCAATCTCAAACTCATACTGCTACAGCTTTGTGGAAAGCTTTACAAGAAGGGTTAATTCTGCCAACGAGCCAGATTTATAAGTTCTTCCAAGCAGAAATTACAGAACCAACTGTGGGAGAAGAATCTATTAATTTGACTTACCGCTTTTTGCACGATCGCGTCCAACAAGCTGCATATAAACTCATTGCTGAAGATGATAAACAAGCAACCCATTTGGCAATTGGAGAATTATTGCTCTCTAATATCCTAGAAACGCAACTAGAAGCCAATATCTTTGAAATTGTTAATCATTTCAATATAAGTATTGAGCTGATTACTCAGCCAGATAAAAAACTAGAATTAGCCAAACTGAATTTAATTGCAGGGTGTAAAGCCAAAACTGCGATCGCCTATGATGCAGCTGTAAAATATTTCACCCAAGGAATTGATTTACTGCCCGCTGATGCGTGGATAGCACATTACAAATTAACCCTAAATTTGCATCATGAGCGTCTGGAAGCTGCTTGTCTAAATACAGACTTTGACAAGCTAGCAGCATGGGGTGAGATTGTATTGCAATCTGCTACTTGTTTCCTAGATAAGATTAAAGTCCATGAAACCCAAATCATGGCATTGCGCTCTCAAGGTAAATTACTCCAGGTAGTTGAAATTGGGTTGCAAGTGCTGAAATCACTGGGTGTGGAATTTCCCCAACAGCCGACTATGGCAGAGATTGGTGCAACCGCTGAATATACAAGGCAACTATGGATGGAGCGTACACCTCTGAGTTTGCTAGATTTGCCAGCGATGAGCGATCCGCAGCAACTAGCTGTGATGCAAATTCTGACAAAACTGATGGCATCTGCATACGTTGCTGCACCTACACTGTTACCGCTACTCGTTTTCAAGGAAGTTGAGATTTCTATCCTGTTTGGAAATTCATCTATTTCCATTTTTGCTTATGCAGACTACGGATTAATGCTCTGTAGTTTTATGGGAGATATTGATGCTGGGTATGAATTTGGACAACTGTCATTAAATTTATTAGAAAAACTGCAAATTAACGCCTTTAAAAGCCGGGCTTACTTTATTGTCAACAGCTTTATTCGGCATTGGAAAGAACCACTGCATCACACAATTCCATCTTTGTTAGAAGGCTATCAAAATGGACTAGAAAACGGAGACTGGGAATCTGTGGCGTTAAACTTAATGATCTATGGACAGTATAGTTATTGGAGTGGTCGAGAATTAAATGATTTAGCTAAAGAAATGGCAGCTTATCGGCAAGCTATTAGCCAAGTCCAGCAAGAAGTACCACTAAAATATCATGAGTGTTACCAACAAGCAATTCTCAACTTATTGGGACAGAATGAAGTTCCCTATTGCTTACAAGGTAAAGTCTTTGATGAAAGCCAGATCTTGCCTCATTTTCAAGCTACCCACGATCACGGGGGATTATTTCATCTTTCTTTGTGTCAAGCTAGTGTGAATTACCTGTTTGAACAATATGAACCAGCTTTGCAAGCAGTAACTAGAGCAGAGCAATTTAGTGATGCTGGCATTGGCTATGTGATGATTGTGATTTTAGTTTTCTATGATGCCTTAATTCATCTGGCACGTTATGCAAATGTTGATGCAGGAGAACAATTAGCGATTCTTGAGCGAGTCAATACCCAGCAAGAAAAACTCCAAAACTGGGCAACTCGTACCCCCTTCAATCATCAGCATCGTTGGGAATTAGTAGCAGCAGAACGCGATCGCGTGCTTGGTAACCGTTTTGATGCGATGGAGCATTATGATCTGGCTATTGCTGGCGCAAAAACCCACGGTTATTTACAAGAAGAAGCACTCAGCAATGAACTGGCTGCTAAATTTTACCTGGAATGGGGCAAAGATAAAGTAGCCGCAGGTTATATGCAAGAAGCTTACTACTGCTATGCCCGTTGGGGTGCAAAAGCCAAAATTGATGATTTAGAAAATCGCTATCCCAATTTACTGCGCCCCATTCTCCAGCAAACGGTACAAAGCCTCAATCTACTAGAAACCATAGCTTCAATTACTGCACTGAATGTCTCGATTGATAACTCCACAAAAACTAACCACACATCCAGCAGCATCAATAATGCTCTAGATTTTGCCGCCATTCTCAAAGCCTCTCAAAGCTTGTCCAGTACGATTCAACTGGATGAACTCATGTATCAATTAACTCAGATGATTTTGCAACATTCTGGAGGCGATCGCTGTGCTTTAATTTTGCCTGATAGTTATGGAGAATGGCAGGTAAAAGCCTTTGCTACATCAGAAACCACAGAACTTTGTACCGAACCCTTAGAAGGAAATCCTCACTTACCCCTGAAGTTGATTCAGTACGTCAAAAATACTCAAGAAGTTGTAGTTATTGACGAACTCAAAACCAATTTACCTGTAATTGACGATTATTTATCTCAGCACCAACCAAAAAGTGTACTGTGCTTGCCAATTCTTAATCAAGGACATTTAATTGGGATTTTGTATTTGAAAAATCGCTCCACTAGCGGCGTGTTTACGAGCGATCGCATTTTGGTTCTTAACTTTCTTTGTACCCAAGCGGCAATTTCTCTAGAAAATGCTCGTCTTTATCAATATTCGCAAAATTATGCTCAAAAATTAGAAAAATCTCTAGAGCAGTTAAGTCTCAGCGAAAACCGCTTTCAAAAATTAGCTGATAATATTCCAGGATTAATTTATCAGATTCGCATTCAAGCTGATGGTTCATCTTCCATCTCCTATGTCAGTTCTGGATGTCAAACTCTTTACGAAGTCGCTCCAGAAGATTTGATGTCAGGAAAATACAGCTTGCGTGATTTTGAACACCCCGACGATAGCCTAGAGACTTTTCGCGCCACGATGGAATCAGCAAAAAATCTCACCCCATTTCATTACGAGTGGCGCATTATTACACCCAATGGGAATCTCAAGTGGGTAAAAGCGGCTTCCCAACCAGAACGTAGGGAGGATGGTGAAATGGTATGGGATGGCATTGTCATTGATATTACTGATCGCAAACTTGCTGAACAAGAGCAACAGCGACTTTTGGAAATTTTGGAAGCTACCCCAGATATTGTAGGTATTGCTGATGCCAATGGTAATACTCTCTATGTTAATCCCTCGGGACAGAAATTTTGGCAGATGAAAAATAGTGCGGATGAATTTCACATTTCGCAGATCACTCCACCGCTAGCAATGGCACATCTGCAAAGTGTTGGTATTCCCACTGCTATTCGCCAAGGAACTTGGAGTGGGGAGGCAGCCATTTTCGACTCCCAAGGCAATGAAATTCCTGTATCTCAGGTAATTATTGCTCATAAAAATGCTACCAATGAAGTCGAATATCTGGCTACTATTATTCGAGATATTAGCGATCGCAAACAAGCTGAAGCTGCGATTGAACTCAAATCTCAGCAACTAAAAACAGCTTTGCAAGAACTGCAAAAAGCCCAATTACAAATGGTACAAAATGAAAAAATGTCTGCTCTAGGTAACTTAGTTGCTGGGGTAGCCCATGAAATGAACAATCCACTGGGATTTATTTTTGCTAGCCTCAAACAAGTTAAACCCACCTTGGATGATATCACCACTCATCTAAAACTATATCAACAAGCCCTACCAGAACCCGAAGCAGAAATTCTCGATCATGCCGAAGAAATTGACTTGGATTATAGCTTAGAAGACCTACAAAAAATTATCGATTCAATGGTCATAGCTTGCGAGCGATTACAAAATATCAGCACCAGTTTAAGAACTTTCTCCCGTGCTGATAAGGATTATAAAGTTCCATTTAACCTCAATGAAGGTCTTGATAGTACAATTTTAATTCTCAAACATCGCCTCAAAGCTAACGAAAAACGTCCAGAAATTCTTGTAGAAACCGAGTATACTACTTTTTCGCCTATTGATTGTTTCCCGGGGCAATTAAATCAGGTATTTATGAATATTCTGGCGAATGCTATTGATGCTTTAGATGAGTTAATTCTTCGTTACAGTTATGTGGAAATGAAGCTCAATCCTCCTAGAATTACAATTAAGACTGCGATTGACAATCACAACGTCAAAATCTCAATTGCTGATAATGGTCAAGGCATGAGCGAAGAAGTTAAAGCACATATATTTGACCATTTATTTACTACTAAAGGCGTTGGTAAAGGTACGGGTTTAGGATTAGCGATCGCCCAGCAAATTGTTGAAGAAAAACATGGCGGCAGAATTCACGTTAATTCTGTTGTAGGCGAGGGAACAGAATTTGTAATTTCTATTCCCATCACAGATAAATTGCAGTAG